A region of Massilia sp. KIM DNA encodes the following proteins:
- a CDS encoding endonuclease/exonuclease/phosphatase family protein: protein MFTLISWNIQSGRSPDGKPDLDRIIACLERFGRHDILCLQEVSDGYAEGGDQFAALRAGIPGHAAIEALALDTAVPGAAPDGPRRRLGSMIFSRHPVLQVLRHLLPWPADPVVPSMPRLALEVTVAAPGGLLRILNVHLEYFSLQQRLAQVDALRGLQQEAAVHARRGRASGRGAFEAVPRPLPALMAGDFNMLPGSPEHARLLAPFDDDTPAWQDAWQALQPGRRHAPTVGLHDTDPQAAPPFTFDYVFASADLEPRLRRMRVDASEQGSDHQAISVELDWHRNGRH, encoded by the coding sequence ATGTTCACGCTCATCTCCTGGAATATCCAGTCCGGCCGCAGCCCCGACGGCAAGCCCGATCTTGACCGTATCATCGCATGTCTCGAACGATTCGGCCGGCACGACATACTGTGCCTGCAAGAAGTGTCTGACGGCTATGCCGAGGGCGGCGACCAGTTCGCCGCCCTGCGCGCAGGCATCCCCGGCCACGCGGCGATCGAGGCCCTCGCCCTCGACACCGCCGTCCCCGGCGCCGCCCCGGACGGTCCGCGCCGCCGCCTGGGCAGCATGATCTTTTCGCGCCATCCGGTGCTGCAGGTGTTGCGCCACCTCCTGCCCTGGCCGGCCGATCCGGTGGTGCCCAGTATGCCGCGCCTGGCCCTCGAAGTCACCGTGGCCGCGCCCGGCGGCCTGCTGCGCATCCTCAATGTCCACCTCGAATACTTCTCGCTGCAGCAGCGCCTGGCCCAGGTCGACGCCCTGCGCGGCCTGCAGCAGGAAGCGGCGGTCCATGCGCGCCGGGGCCGGGCCAGCGGGCGCGGGGCTTTCGAGGCGGTGCCGCGCCCCCTGCCGGCGCTGATGGCGGGCGACTTCAACATGCTGCCCGGCTCGCCCGAGCACGCGCGCCTGCTGGCGCCCTTCGACGACGACACGCCGGCCTGGCAGGATGCCTGGCAAGCGCTGCAGCCCGGCCGGCGCCATGCGCCCACGGTCGGCCTGCACGATACCGATCCCCAGGCCGCGCCGCCCTTCACCTTCGACTACGTGTTCGCCAGCGCCGACCTGGAGCCCCGGCTGCGCCGCATGCGCGTCGACGCCAGCGAGCAGGGCTCGGACCACCAGGCCATCTCGGTCGAGCTCGACTGGCACAGGAACGGCAGGCACTGA
- a CDS encoding thioesterase family protein, which produces MDWDYPQPFILPVTPRAGDIDGLNHTNNAVYVRWCEQAGWAHSERLGLSLEDYRRLDRAMAIRRGEYDYLLPTLLDEPLLLATWLVGGDGKLAMERRFQLVRERDGVTVLRGRWDLVCIEISSGRPRRMPAEFLDAYMPVVVPAAGAA; this is translated from the coding sequence TTGGACTGGGATTATCCGCAACCCTTCATCCTGCCGGTCACGCCGCGCGCCGGCGACATCGATGGCCTGAACCACACCAATAACGCGGTCTACGTGCGCTGGTGCGAACAAGCGGGCTGGGCCCATTCGGAACGGCTCGGGCTCTCGCTCGAGGATTACCGGCGCCTCGACCGCGCCATGGCGATCCGGCGCGGCGAGTACGACTACCTGCTGCCCACCCTGCTCGACGAGCCCCTGCTGCTCGCCACCTGGCTGGTCGGCGGCGACGGCAAGCTGGCGATGGAACGCCGCTTCCAGCTGGTGCGCGAACGCGACGGCGTAACCGTGCTGCGCGGGCGCTGGGACCTGGTCTGCATCGAGATCAGCAGCGGCCGGCCGCGCCGCATGCCGGCCGAATTCCTGGATGCCTACATGCCGGTGGTGGTCCCGGCGGCCGGGGCCGCCTGA
- a CDS encoding right-handed parallel beta-helix repeat-containing protein → MRRHPHAPRSSMPPPCAARLFPGRLLPVLSLAILFAALLSGCRLRDGGGEQLVVPELVRTHLYVAPNGSDSNPGTRAEPFRTLGRAAQVVSPGTTVHVAPGSYSGGLRTATNGTAEARIVFQSTERWGAKLVPPLDARQSAAWDNRGNYVDIIGFEIDGSQYQSGMKWLSGIYNGGSHNRIVDNRIHHVGTDVPCEAKGGAGIGIDSYYKGNDAEVVGNHVHDIGPAGCRYMHGIYVSTTASVRNNVIYRIAGAGIHMWHDASHVTVRGNTIAGSGTGIVVGAGDFYHRKKPNDDTHVSNNIVVDNVHGILEQGDTGENISFRNNLVHGNTKADWKLAPGRQHTGTVSAAPLFVDYAPVGTPDFRLSPGSPAIGQGLAAEPGARASGAAPALGGLGKVDIGALPYSEP, encoded by the coding sequence ATGCGCCGTCACCCGCACGCCCCCCGCTCTTCCATGCCGCCGCCCTGCGCGGCCCGCCTCTTCCCGGGCAGGCTGCTGCCGGTGCTGTCGCTGGCGATCCTGTTTGCTGCCCTGCTGTCCGGCTGCCGCCTGCGCGACGGCGGCGGCGAGCAACTGGTGGTGCCCGAACTGGTGCGCACCCATCTCTACGTGGCCCCCAACGGCTCCGACAGCAATCCCGGCACGCGCGCCGAGCCCTTCCGCACCCTGGGCCGCGCGGCCCAGGTGGTCTCGCCCGGCACCACCGTGCACGTGGCGCCCGGCAGCTACTCGGGCGGCCTGCGCACCGCCACCAACGGCACGGCCGAGGCGCGCATCGTGTTCCAGTCCACCGAGCGCTGGGGCGCGAAACTGGTCCCGCCGCTCGACGCGCGCCAGAGCGCGGCCTGGGACAACCGGGGCAACTATGTGGACATCATCGGCTTCGAGATCGATGGCAGCCAGTACCAGAGCGGCATGAAATGGCTGAGCGGCATCTACAACGGCGGCTCGCACAACCGCATCGTCGACAACCGCATCCACCACGTGGGCACCGACGTGCCCTGCGAGGCCAAGGGCGGCGCCGGAATCGGCATCGACAGCTACTACAAGGGCAACGACGCCGAGGTGGTCGGCAACCACGTGCACGACATCGGGCCGGCCGGCTGCCGCTACATGCACGGCATCTACGTGAGCACCACGGCCAGCGTGCGCAACAACGTGATCTACCGCATCGCGGGCGCCGGCATCCACATGTGGCACGACGCCAGCCATGTCACCGTGCGCGGCAACACCATCGCGGGCTCGGGCACGGGCATCGTGGTGGGCGCGGGCGACTTCTATCACCGCAAGAAGCCCAACGACGACACCCACGTCAGCAACAACATCGTGGTCGACAACGTCCACGGCATCCTCGAACAGGGCGACACCGGCGAGAACATCAGCTTCCGCAACAACCTCGTGCACGGCAACACCAAGGCCGACTGGAAGCTCGCGCCCGGCCGCCAGCACACGGGCACGGTCAGCGCCGCGCCGCTGTTCGTCGATTACGCGCCGGTCGGCACGCCGGACTTCCGGCTCAGCCCCGGTTCGCCCGCCATCGGCCAGGGGCTGGCCGCCGAGCCTGGAGCCAGGGCGTCGGGCGCCGCGCCTGCCCTGGGCGGCCTGGGCAAGGTCGACATCGGCGCCCTGCCCTACAGCGAACCTTAG
- a CDS encoding GNAT family N-acetyltransferase, whose protein sequence is MHSEFTTSLPYLHTERLILREYRREDFDAFAAHVADPVSSAHLGAADRHVAWRIFCSQAGLWLIDGAGWWAVEEKETGRLVGNVGAFFREQSTVMELGWNTFRACWGRGYANEAAAAALHHAFEIRREPKVRALIAAANASSLGVARRLGLRYEADTEMDGKPIGIYTRERAGPLT, encoded by the coding sequence ATGCACAGCGAGTTCACTACTTCCTTACCCTACCTTCATACGGAACGGCTCATCCTTCGTGAATATCGACGGGAAGATTTCGACGCCTTCGCGGCCCATGTCGCCGACCCCGTCAGCTCGGCTCACCTGGGCGCGGCCGACCGTCATGTGGCATGGCGAATCTTCTGTTCACAGGCGGGACTGTGGCTGATCGATGGCGCAGGATGGTGGGCGGTCGAGGAAAAGGAGACCGGTCGCCTGGTCGGCAATGTCGGCGCGTTCTTTCGTGAGCAATCCACCGTGATGGAACTCGGCTGGAATACCTTTCGTGCCTGTTGGGGCCGGGGATATGCGAACGAAGCGGCGGCGGCGGCCTTGCATCATGCCTTCGAGATCCGGCGCGAACCCAAGGTCCGGGCGCTCATCGCCGCGGCCAATGCGTCATCGCTGGGCGTTGCGAGGCGGCTTGGCCTACGGTACGAAGCGGACACCGAGATGGACGGCAAGCCGATCGGCATCTACACCCGAGAGCGCGCCGGCCCCCTAACCTAG
- a CDS encoding 1-acyl-sn-glycerol-3-phosphate acyltransferase — MSDNLMRPASLPTWGQRTALRLLNLLGWKMYFKPLPGPHGIAVVYPHTSNWDFPIGLLGKWAVGLQFRWLAKDSLFRGVMGKVMRYWGGIAVDRSAPMGATRQLAQDMLATKWCWVAITPEGTRGYRPHWKSGFYHLALTADVPLLLVSLDYKKKELRVTDHLRLSGDVEADMAAIRAVYADTHALHPEDAAPIELAKRDNTDRRADKRAEPERRRA, encoded by the coding sequence ATGAGCGACAATCTGATGCGGCCCGCTTCCCTGCCGACCTGGGGTCAGCGCACCGCCCTACGGCTGCTGAACCTGCTTGGCTGGAAGATGTACTTCAAGCCCCTGCCGGGGCCGCACGGCATCGCCGTGGTCTACCCGCACACCTCGAACTGGGATTTCCCGATCGGCCTGCTCGGCAAGTGGGCGGTGGGCCTGCAGTTCCGCTGGCTGGCCAAGGATTCGCTGTTCCGCGGCGTGATGGGCAAGGTGATGCGCTACTGGGGCGGCATCGCGGTCGACCGCAGCGCGCCGATGGGCGCCACGCGCCAGCTCGCGCAGGATATGCTGGCCACGAAGTGGTGCTGGGTGGCGATCACCCCGGAGGGCACGCGCGGCTACCGTCCGCACTGGAAGAGCGGCTTCTACCACCTGGCCCTGACCGCCGACGTGCCGCTGCTGCTGGTCAGCCTGGACTACAAGAAGAAGGAACTGCGCGTCACCGACCACCTGCGCCTGAGCGGCGACGTCGAGGCAGACATGGCGGCGATCCGCGCCGTGTATGCCGACACCCATGCCCTGCATCCCGAGGATGCGGCGCCGATCGAACTGGCCAAGCGCGACAACACGGACAGGCGCGCCGACAAGCGCGCGGAACCGGAACGCAGGCGGGCCTGA